The DNA sequence TATTGCATTATTTATTGCAGTCTCTTCCTGAAGAATACCAAGTTCTATTGGCGGAGCATAATTCTTTGTTGGAGAAAGATTTTGATGAGCTTGCAAATACAATGAAAGAGCAAGGAAAGGCGATTATGGCAAAGCGTGGTGCTGAGTTGGCTTCTAAATTTATTCATTTGAACAAACGTCTGAATGATGTTGCTGATATGTCAAATAAGATGAGCCACCTGAAGAAACCTACCAATGACAATGTCAACATGCATCCTCCACCAGATCCAACAGGTTCAGCTGCTGTGTCACCCAAAAAACCATCTAACCCATTAGAGAGTACAACACATGCAAGTACTTCTAGTGCACCAATCGCACCAGAGGATAGTACAAAAGGTCCATTTCCTTCCCCTCCACCAATTGCACCAGATGTGAGTACTAAAGGTCCAGTTCCTTCATCTCCACCAATCCCACCAGCAGATAGCACTAAATATGCAGTTCCTTCCCCTCCACTGATCTTACCAGATGAGAGTACTAAAGATCCAATTCCTTCCCCTCTAGCAACCCCACCAAAGGATATCACAAAAGATCTAGTTCCTTGCAAGCCATCAAGCCCTTCATATATAGATCCGTATATAGATGATATCCCTTCATTTGACCTATTCCAACCTGAGGACCCAGAGTACAAAGATGTCTGTGGAGAAAGATCAAGAAGCCCTACGCCTACCGGTAAACACTCCTAATTTGTACATGTGTTCAAATGTGGcttctttttcccttttttcTATACCCATTGCAATAACTTTCCTAATCTGTTTCATTTGTACCATCTCATGTGTTGCATTATATCTGTCTACATGTTTCAGTAGTTATATTTTCTAAATACTGCAGCCTTGATTTCATATTGTTTCATTAGTACTGGCTTATGTGTTGCAACAACCATTCATATACGTTTCAGTGATACTGCCAAATGTGTTGCAGTATATCTGTCTATATGTTTTAGTAGTTATATTATTTTCTAAATACTGCAGTCTTGATTTCATATTGTTTCATTAGTACTGGCTTATGTGTTGCAGCAATCATTCATATATGTTTCACTGGTAGTACCACATGTGTTTCAGTAGTTATATTTTCTAAATACTGCAGCCTTGATTTCATATTGTTTCATTAGTACTGGATCATTTGTTGCAACAATCATTCATATAGGTTTCACTGGTACTACCACATGTGTTGCAGTATCTATCTACATATGTTTTAGTACACTTGTTTCCATATACTTTATCCCATATTTTTTGTCTAGCATACACAACCATTGATGCTTCCAAAGACAACCAACCAGGCTCAAGCACAATTGATAAAAGGAATAGAAAGAAGAGGAAAAGGATTGATGTTGGGCTTGGGCCGAAGCAAACAAGACCGAAGAGTGATGATGCTGATATCAaagaaatttggaacaactttttggCTAAAAGAGCCTTCGATCAGGGATTCAAGTTAGAGGGTGAATGCCAACCGTGAGTTTACCCACTCCCCACTCCTCCTATCTTTGATCAGGGATACAACTTTGAATTGTCCTACACTTTGTGCACTCTTTTAATGTGCTACCCATATTTTGTTGCACCAGGCTTGTTTACTTCTTGTGAATGTAGTATGCATGTGTTGAAACTagctattttttttgtttctatacTTCATTCATACTTGTTGAAACAATCTTCTTTTGGTGTAGCACTTCGCTCATCTTTCTTGTAGTAAGTTTTGATTATATCTCCTTTCCTTTTTCTACAAGGCCACCTTTCATTGAGATTGATCACTTTCACATTACGTACGATGAGTTCTATGATTCCTTCAAGGCAAGGGGATTGGTTGGTAACAATGTAATGGCTTTGTGGAGTTATGAGTTCAATCTTGACCAGCTTCAAATGCTTAAAGAGAATAAAACAAGAGATATTAAATTTGCTTTCCCCCAGTTGGCCACGGTAATGATACAATACCTGTGACTTTCTATTTCTAAATGAATTCCTCGAACTCATCTTTTATTTAGCTTTTTTCATTTCTTATTTTTCCaacctttttttttgtgtgtgtgctgCACAGTCATTCTTGAGTGTGGATCCAGCTTCTTTCAGTAATGATGGGACTCTCAAGAAAATTTACACCAAGATAAATGAAACATGGACTATCGCCAAGATGGATCTGGTACGTGAGGTGTATATACATTGTTTCGTTCCAATGAGAAAGGCCATCAACGAAGCAAGGGCACTCATTTCAAATGGGCAGTACTAATGTTACATCTGAGTTGCTCTACTGAAACAGCAAAGTTTCATTACTGTTACATATGAAGATATCCTAATGAAACAGTTGTATATACTGTGTACATTCGAAAGGTTGAACACTGTTACATCTGTGATCTTCTATTGCAACAGCATGGTAGCACTATTGTTACATCTGAATTGCTCTAGTGAAACAGCAATGGTTGAACACTGTTACATCTGTGATCTTCTATTGCAACAGCATGGTAGCACTATTGTTACATCTGAATTACTCTAGTGAAACAGCAATGGTTGAACACTGTTACATCTGTGATCTTCTATTGCAACAGCATGGTAGCACTATTGTTACATCTGAATTACTCTAGTGAAACAGCAATGGTTGAACACTGTTACATCTGTAATTCTCCAAGGAAACAGTTATCAACTTCTGTTACATCTCAAATTACGGCAACACTGAACAAACATTAACAAGCATGGACCGATAGATAACGTAGCGTATCATGAATCAACTCCATATTTACAAGAAATATGATGTTTCATGGCACATCGCTCTCCTAACACCTCCTATCTACATAGCGTCAACTTCATCAGGTCTTCCTGGCATTGTACTTCTTCACAAATTCATCTAGCTTAACCACATTGTGTTCTGATCCAAGGAGTAGTGCAGCAGCATGCTTCCTGAAGTCTAGCACCGAATCCTAGGCAGAGACATAATGAAAAAAAGAAAGCAAAGCAAGACTGAGCAAGCATATTTAGAGACAAAaaataagagttataaaaataagaatatTTTAGAATCAAAACACATACTTTCACAAGTGATGGATCCACAATCTTCTTGCCATCCCATGCATCCATATAAACCATTGTAAATATCCCGAAGTcataccttttaaaaaaaaaggaaaataaaacatGTGAACATACAAATCATTAGGCAATGATGACTAGGAAGGACATGCTAAAAGTGCAACATACACATTCTTTTGTTTAGGATATCCCTCGGGGTAGATCCACTCAAAACGAGACACATCAGTTCTGAGTACCCCATGTTTCAGTGCGGTGGCTGAAAAATTCTGAATCTGAAAATAAATGAAACAATTCAGGAATACAAATGCAACCCAGAATCAAGAGCTACTTCAACATCTAAAGAATGAATGATGCAACATGAAATCGAGATCTATTTTAACAAAAGCAGAATGAACAGCAAGGAATCCACCGATCCACTTACCAAGTTCTGGGCACACTTCAAACATGAGCTCTCCTTAGAGGCGCTTAGAGAGTCAAAGAAGGCAATTTGCTTCATGAACATACTAACACAAAGAAGCACCCAGTGGTCTTGAAAAATTATCGGAAAGAACATCTGCATACACCTTTCAGTCATTGACACATGCAGCAAATGACAATGCAATATATAAAGTGGAGAGAATGAAACATTGGGAAAAGTACAGTGCAACATATGAATGCACATTGTGCAACATGTATGGAACCATTTGAAATGAGTGTATCTTGCTTCGTTGATGGCCTTTCTCATTGGAACGAAACAATGTATATACACCTCACGTACCAGATCCATCTTGGCGATAGTCCATGTTTCATTTATCTTGGTGTAAATTTTCTTGAGAGTCCCATCATTACTGAAAGAAGCTGGATCCACACTCAAGAATGACTGTGcagcacacacacaaaaaaaaggtTGGAAAAATAAGAAATGAAAAAAGCTAAATAAAAGATGAGTTCGAGGAATTCATTTAGAAATAGAAAGTCACAGGTATTGTATCATTACCGTGGCCAACTGGGGGAAAGCAAATTTAATATCTCTTGTTTTATTCTCTTTAAGCATTTGAAGCTGGTCAAGATTGAACTCATAACTCCACAAAGCCATTACATTGTTACCAACCAATCCCCTTGCCTTGAAGGAATCATAGAACTCATCGTACGTAATGTGAAAGTGATCAATCTCAATGAAAGGTGGCCTTGTAGAAAAAGGAAAGGAGATATAATCAAAACTTACTACAAGAAAGATGAGCGAAGTGCTACACCAAAAGAAGCTTGAGTTCGTATATAAAACTTAATTGGTTTATAATTTATAAATCAATGTGTGCCTcatatatacacttatttttgttCAATGAATATAAATCTACAGCTTTAACTCTGTGTCCCTTAGGTGCATTGCTGCCGATAAGAACTTGCACGTCTCCACACCGTGGCCTTCTTCGTGGCATACCAAGCACACCGACTCTTTGGCTTTGTCTTTCTTAGCCTTGGACTTGTTCTTCTTTATTGCTTTTTCTTTCACTTGTTGTACAATGGTCTTCTTACGGTCAACCTTGTTCCTAGGCCTCCCTTGTGGATCTTTTGCTGGAGGGTTCTTGAACTTTGTTTGTTTCACCCCtctctccacctcctttgcacccTCAACTACATTTGGGGGATCATTTTGTCTTGAAATCAATGCTTTCGTGGTTTCCTTCACCTTTTCCCTCAAATGATCGATCCCTTGTGAACCCACCATGTACTCTTCTGGACCCACACaagcatcagcagccagctgtgTCATTTTCCTACACAATGCATTGTACCTCAGCTTATTTGTCGCTGGAACACCAAACACTGGTTCAGGACCTGACAAATGTTGAGGAACTTTCAGCGTAGCTTCTTCAGACCACCTGTGCAGCAGATACTTCTGCGGTACATGTTGCACATCAAGTGTAGTAAAGACTTTCAGGATGTGAGGACATAGGAGACCATCTTGGTCAAACATGTTGCAAGAGCAAGTGTATGTTTcagacccctgattcgcagcaACATTGTATGTTTTCAATGTCACCTCACCTTCCTTGTATACTCGTTTCAACACCTACAACATAAGTACAAAATAGGGGTACCATCAATTTACAAAGTCACCCAGAATTATTGTTTCAATGGACTCTAGATTCTGTTTCACTAGTAATGAATAACATGTTTCAGTATTTTTGTAAAACAGAACATCTATGTATGCTGCAACAGAAATGTGCAGTCTGTATGTACACCTTACCTGCACTGTCATTTGGCTTCCCTCTTTAGCAATCGAATCTATAGTTAATGCCGTGGAATCACGCAGCAACTCTTGAAACTTGAAGAAAATACTTCTAGTGTAGAACTTAGATACTTGCTTCTCAATTTGAGACCTCCCCCACAGCGGTGGATTTGTCGTTTCACCTTTTGCTGCTTCTCGATACTCCTTCTCAATCCTTGTTTCCATTATGTACTCATATTGGGTAAGGAACTGCAACACTGAGTCCTGTGGGTGCACCATTGTCTTGAATAATGCATTCATACTCTCAGATCTTCCTGTTGTGCTTGTGAAGGGAAAGAAGCATTTCTTGAAATATGCAGGTGCCCACATAGACTTGGTTGAAGACATGTTCTGAAAATGATCATTGCTATGCATATCATACTTCACCCCTATGTTATGCCACAACGTCTCAAACTCCTCTGGAGACTCGGTGAAGTTGATGCAATAGTCAAACTCATCTGCAAATTCTGGGTTGTTTCTAATTAACCAACCAAACTTCTCACAAGCTTTGCTGACCACATGAAACTTGCAGCACCTATGTGTTGTAGAAGGGAATACCTGTGCTATTGCAGCTTTCATGGCCCTATCCTGGTCAGTCATGATGTTGGTTGGTGCTATTCCACCCATTGCATCCTTGAGCGTTTGAAGCACCCACACAAATGTTTCAGTAGTCTCATCCGGAAGCAGAGCACAACCTAGTAGGATGCTTTGGGCATGATTGTTGATCCCAACAATTGGTGCAAAGGGCATGTTGTACCGGTTAGTGCAGAACGTCGTGTCAAAGAATATGCAATCCCTGAAGCACTTGTACAACTCCCTTGATCTGCCATCAACCCAAAACAACCCCCTTACAGCATTCTCAGCATCTAGCTTGATAGCATAGAAGAAGCTAGGGCTCTCGGCTTGCAACTTCT is a window from the Sorghum bicolor cultivar BTx623 chromosome 5, Sorghum_bicolor_NCBIv3, whole genome shotgun sequence genome containing:
- the LOC8071697 gene encoding protein FAR1-RELATED SEQUENCE 5 encodes the protein MRTHLRAGLRYRDMDAVLEYFQKLQAESPSFFYAIKLDAENAVRGLFWVDGRSRELYKCFRDCIFFDTTFCTNRYNMPFAPIVGINNHAQSILLGCALLPDETTETFVWVLQTLKDAMGGIAPTNIMTDQDRAMKAAIAQVFPSTTHRCCKFHVVSKACEKFGWLIRNNPEFADEFDYCINFTESPEEFETLWHNIGVKYDMHSNDHFQNMSSTKSMWAPAYFKKCFFPFTSTTGRSESMNALFKTMVHPQDSVLQFLTQYEYIMETRIEKEYREAAKGETTNPPLWGRSQIEKQVSKFYTRSIFFKFQELLRDSTALTIDSIAKEGSQMTVQVLKRVYKEGEVTLKTYNVAANQGSETYTCSCNMFDQDGLLCPHILKVFTTLDVQHVPQKYLLHRWSEEATLKVPQHLSGPEPVFGVPATNKLRYNALCRKMTQLAADACVGPEEYMVGSQGIDHLREKVKETTKALISRQNDPPNVVEGAKEVERGVKQTKFKNPPAKDPQGRPRNKVDRKKTIVQQVKEKAIKKNKSKAKKDKAKESVCLVCHEEGHGVETCKFLSAAMHLRDTELKL